From Anaerolineae bacterium:
GAATACAGCGCCACCTTTGGGCAAGCCCTCTCGGCCGCCGGAGACGATGAACTCACGAAGGAGTACGGCAAGGCCATCGTCTTTGACTACTCCTACCGCTACTTTTACGGCGATGGCTTCGGCAAGGACTTTCGCATCCTCAATTTGCGGGACGAAGGCCGGCCGGAACACACCGAAACCCTGTTGCTGGGCAACCTGCTTTCCTTCTACGAGCAACTGCGCCTGTACGAGGAGCAGGCGGCCGAGCTGCGCCCTTACAACCTGGAAAAGCCGCTCTGGGTCTTTGTGGGCAGCACGGTCAACGCGGTGTACACAAAAGGCGGACAGAAGCGCAGCGATGTGCTCACCGTTGCCCGGTTCTTGCACCATGTGCTGAATGATAAGCGATGGGCGCAGGAAACCATGGAGAACCTGCTGAAAGGACGAAGTGGCCTGTGCGGGCCGGACGGGGCGGATGTGTTCATCGACCGCTTCAAGTACCTGAAAGAACTGGGGCTCACGCCAGCAACCCTTTACACGGATATCCTGCGGCGGATTTTCCATACTGCGACCAGCGGCGGGCTGCACCTGGCCGATATTCGCGGCAGCGCTGGCGAGATCGGGCTGAAAGCCGCCGGCGCGGAGCGTTATTTTGGCGTCATCTACATCGGTGACACTTCGGCTTTCAAGAAACTGGTCGAGGAGCAGGCACCGGAAATTACCCTGGAAGAAGATGCCGTTGGTCAATCGCTCTTCAACGACATCAACCAACCGGATTCCCACATCCACGTGCTCATCGGCGCGAAGAAATTCATGGAGGGGTGGAATTCGTGGCGGGTCTCCACCATGGGACTGCTCAATATTGGGCGCAGCGAGGGTTCTCAGATCATCCAATTATTCGGCCGCGGCGTGCGGTTGAAAGGCAAGGGTTTCAGCCTGAAGCGCTCCGCCGTTTTAGACGGCCCGCATCCCAAGCACATCAGCCTCCTGGAGACGCTGAACATCTTCGCCGTGCGCGCCAACTATATGGCCCAATTCCGCGAGTATCTCGAACGCGAGGGCGTCGAAACCGAGCCGGTTATCGAATTGCCCCTCTTTACCTGGATCAATGAACCTGCTCTCAAGAAAGACCTGCTCATCCCACGCACGCCGGAAGGACGCGACTTTGTGGCCGAAGAACGTCTGGTCCTCGAGCACGATGAGCACATCAAAGTGCATGTGGACATGTCCGTCAAGGTGCAGGCCATGGCCAGCACGGCCACCGGATTACACGATGTGCAGGCGCGGGCGGGAGCAGAGCG
This genomic window contains:
- a CDS encoding restriction endonuclease subunit R — its product is EYSATFGQALSAAGDDELTKEYGKAIVFDYSYRYFYGDGFGKDFRILNLRDEGRPEHTETLLLGNLLSFYEQLRLYEEQAAELRPYNLEKPLWVFVGSTVNAVYTKGGQKRSDVLTVARFLHHVLNDKRWAQETMENLLKGRSGLCGPDGADVFIDRFKYLKELGLTPATLYTDILRRIFHTATSGGLHLADIRGSAGEIGLKAAGAERYFGVIYIGDTSAFKKLVEEQAPEITLEEDAVGQSLFNDINQPDSHIHVLIGAKKFMEGWNSWRVSTMGLLNIGRSEGSQIIQLFGRGVRLKGKGFSLKRSAVLDGPHPKHISLLETLNIFAVRANYMAQFREYLEREGVETEPVIELPLFTWINEPALKKDLLIPRTPEGRDFVAEERLVLEHDEHIKVHVDMSVKVQAMASTATGLHDVQARAGAERTIPPDSLALVDWEQVYLDLLHYKTRKGWRNLIIHPETPRKLMGQIDYTLVADETVVRPRNFAERELLQQAVSNILRKYLDTFYRRRRERWETQTMAYRPLDENDPNLALNKDRLSERKAAYIVKVKRSDEELRQAIQKLIEESERLYRAENEKLPRIYFDRHLYLPLLVQEVEQLQTIPPALNKSEAQFVRDLRDYWETEKDGALAKQEVYVLRNLTRGKGVGFFENTGFYPDFILWELDEQSNSQRIIFVEPHGMLHAKAYIHDEKARLHERLPKLAEELARHGGPSNVTLDAFIISATPYEELYQRYDDGTWDRAKFAEKHILFQERSPGYDYIAILLQGS